DNA sequence from the Littorina saxatilis isolate snail1 linkage group LG9, US_GU_Lsax_2.0, whole genome shotgun sequence genome:
CAGCTGTGAGCAGAATCTCAAGTACTTGTAATACACAGGTACTTGCCACTGAGGTTTTCACGCGGGATAAATTGATAACTTTGTTATTACAATGTCTCAGAATCAATTGTCTCTCGTCCTATTCAATTTTGAACAATGGACAACATAAATGCAAATCTTATTTTCGCTTCCTATTtccctttttttcaaattgAAGGTATTCTATACTAGCCATTACACGCAACATCGTCTGGAGTGAACAATATCAAACTACGAAATGGCTATTGGTGGCAACGACGCTGAGTCTGCAATATGTGCTGTGTGCTGGGAAATCTACCGTGACCCAAGGTTCCTGCCGTGCCATCACACGTTCTGTGCCCAGTGTATCACTGGCGTCGCTAACCGTCACACGGGGGGTACCTTCCCCTGTCCCTCCTGTCGCGAGCCCACCTCTCTGCCCACAGGGGGAGTGACCGCCCTGCAGGCCAACTTTTACATCAAGAAACAGTCAGAGAGTAATAAGGAGATGTGTAAAATCcacaagaagaaagagctgGAGTTTTACTGTGTCAGGTGTCAAGAGGCCATCTGTATCAACTGTAAGATGACCAAACACGAGCAGCACCAGACAGAAGACCTTCACACAGCCATccaacagaaacacaaaaatctACTCACTGACAAGTCTCGCCTGCAGAAAGCAGAGGAAGATCTCAGGGAAAGACTGAAGACAACGAGAGCAGAGCGGCAGGCCGTGCTGGACAAGAAGGCGGCAGTGAAGAAAAACATACGTGACCGCCACGCCGTCATGGTGGCCGCTGCCGACAAGTTTAGAGATGAGGCCCTGGACTCGCTTCGTTCTGTCAGCACAGACATTGAAAGCGGCATGGACCAGATCCTGAAACAGCAAGAAGGTGACCTGGAGAAACTCCTGGACATTCAGCGACAAATTGAACGTGCCCGTAACAGCGTGAGAGCGAGTGACGTCATCTCTGTTGTCCAGGAGATGAAGACAGGACGCGGCAGTGAGCAAGCTGTCAACAAGCTGACGTCACAGGGGCTGAAAACTGTCTGTCGTCCCGTCCTCCACTTCAAGGTCACGGGTGACGTCATCCTGCAGAAGATACGTGACTTCATGGGCACGGTGACTAAGATGGAGATGGAACTTGCAGCGCCTGAAGTGAGGGTGGTGAAGCGGTTCCCGTGTGGGCAGGAGGCTGACATTGAGGTCTTTTCTCTCTGTCATGTTGATAGTGACCCACCTAGTGTGAGGGTGTCGTATGAACGGCGCCAATTGAAAGAAGACGCTCCCGTGGAACTTTACAGTGAGGATGGGGAATACAAGAAAAACGATGGTGAGGTCGGTAAAGTTTCATACAAAAGATATGCCAAAGGAAACAATATGAGACCAGGCTTTCGGGCAGGCTACATAGACACATACTGCAAATCACTGAACACAGCACACTTCAGAATGAACAACAATTTGTCAGGAAAGGCAGAGGTCGACATTGTCACGGTATCTATAGACCCATTCAAGGCAGAACACAAAACACAGTTCAACATCAACGTGGGAGCCCATCGTGCATTCGACGTGGACGACACGGAGCAGTTCTTCGTGGTGGTGGAAGAGCCCCAGCTCCCCGACGTGTGGCGCAAAGTGAAACTGTACCGACGACCGGGAGCGGACGCCATCAGCACCTACAGCCCTCCTGCACATCTCCCTTGCTGCCAGCCGTCCGACGTGTGTTTCTACAGGCTGGGCGGTCAGCACGTGCTGCTGGTGACAGATGAAGAGAACGACGCCATTCACGTGGTGGATGTGAGCGGTGGGTGTCTGAGGTTTGTGCGCTACCTGGCCCCGGGCTGTCCCTGGCTGATCCAACCCACCGCCATCACTGTGGATGTCTCTGCTCGCTTGTGGCTGGCCTGCAGGGGTGGTACCATCATCTGTATGGAGCCCGTTGATAAGTGATGCTCAGTAAGTGATTCACACTTGTTGTCTGTACTGTATGGTAGGTGTCGCCATCACACTTGTTGTCTGTACTGTATGGTAGGTGCCCCCATCACACTTGTTGTCTGTACTGTATGGTAGGTGTCGCCATCACACTTGTTGTCTGTACTGTATGGTAGGTGTCGCCATCACACTTGTTGTCTGTACTGTATGGTAGGTGTCGCCATCACACTTGTTGTCTGTACTGTATGGTAGGTGTCGCCATCACACTTGTTGTCTGTACTGTATGGTAGGTGTTGCCATCACACTTGTTGTCTGTACTGTATGGTAGGTGTTGCCATCACACTTGTTGTCTGTACTGTATGGTGGGTGTCGCCACCACACTTGTTGTCTGGACTGTATGGTAGGTGTCGCCATCACACTTGTTGTCTGTACTGTATGGTAGGTGTTGCCATCACACTTGTTGTCTGTACTGTATGGTGGGTGTCGCCACCACACTTGTTGTCTGGACTGTATGGTAGGTGTCGCCATCACACTTGTTGTCTGTACTGTATGGTAGGTGTTGCCATCACACTTGTTGTCTGTACTGTATGGTGGGTGTCGCCACCACACTTGTTGTCTGGACTGTATGGTAGGTGTCGCCATCACACTTGTTGTCTGTACTGTATGGTAGGTGTCGCCATCACACTTGTTGTCTGTACTGTATGGTAGGTGCCCCCATCACACTTGTTGTCTGTACTGTATGGTAGGTGTCGCCATCACACTTGTTGTCTTTACTGTATGGTGGGTGTCGCCACCACACTTGTTGTCTGTACTGTATGGTAGGTGTCGCCATCACACTTGTTGTCTGTACTGTATGGTAGGTGTCGCCATCACACTTGTTGTCTGTACTGTATGGTAGGTGTCGCCATCACACTTGTTGTCTGTACTGTATGGTAGGTGTCGCCATCACACTTGTTGTCTATACTGTATGGTAGGTGTCGCCATCACACTTGTTGTCTGTACTGTATGGTAGGTGTCGCCATCACACTTGTTGTCTGTACTGTATGGTAGGTGCCCCCATCACACTTGTTGTCTGTACTGTATGGTAGGTGTCGCCATCACACTTGTTGTCTGTACTGTATGGTAGGTGTCGCCATCACACTTGTTGTCTTTACTGTATGGTAGGTGCCCCCATCACACTTGTTGTCTGTACTGTATGGTAGGTGTCGCCATCACACTTGTTGTCTGTACTGTATGGTAGGTGCCCCCATCACACTTGTTGTCTGTACTGTATGGTAGGTGTCGCCATCACACTTGTTGTCTGTACTGTATGGTAGGTGTCGCCATCACACTTGTTGTCTGTACTGTATGGTAGGTGTTGCCATCACACTTGTTGTCTGTACTGTATGGTGGGTGTCGCCACCACACTTGTTGTCTGTACTGTATGGTAGGTGTCGCTATCACACTTGTTGTCTGTACTGTATGGTAGGTGTCGCCATCACACTTGTTGTCTTTACTGTATGGTAGGTGCCCCCATCACACTTGTTGTCTGTACTGTATGGTAGGTGTCGCCATCACACTTGTTGTCTGTACATCACCGGAATCTTACCACCAGGGCCCAACCTACATATCATCGCGGAGTTTGGTCTTCCGTCGAGACATTTGAAATGCAGTTTATCTGACATGACCCAATACGCAATGTTAACTCATCTGAGACCGTGTAGTACTTAGCTGTTAACAACTGCGCACTTGTAACTGCCTCGTGTGTGTCTTCTTCGCAAGCGCCTGCACTTTTTGCCAGATAAGTCTGTTTGTGTTTAATTAGTATATGTAGTTGTCTTAAAAGACCGCTAGGTCGAAAATGTGTAAATGTAACgcattgtgttttgttgttgttgattaagCGCACTTATAGCTGTGTTCAGAATGAATTGGAGACAACCACACCCCAGTTATTTTGAGAGTTAAATGTATTTTTCGACACTGATGCTAATAATGCTGTCGATTGTTTTTAGAAATATTTTCGTCTGTGAGAAAAGATGCTTTTATTCCATGCGAAAGTTCAGAcaggcaggggcggatcagttgctttgtaaggggggggggggtgcactttgaatcgaaagtgaatgtgatgggcgcgaagcgcccgaatttgcattgggggtccgggggcatgcccccccccccccggaaaaatgtttgcccaaagaagcaaaatggtgccatctggtgccatttgaaagAGAAATGTGAAGTGTGCTGATATGCCTGATGGTTCACACAGTACGGAAGGCATCTTTACACTTATGTTTTCCTGgttggttgttgattttttcgACACGCATTCATGTATATCGATACACCCTTTAAAGAAGGAATGAATGGACGTAAAAAGATGATCAGTTTAATTTGCTGTAAGTAAAAGATATTCCTGCTTGATATTGCTTGAAGTATTTGAAACATGAGTTTTGAATGTATACTTGAGACGTAGAAACCAACGTTTCCAGTAGGTTGTAAATGTTGTCGACAACGAGTGTTAGAAGGCGCAATGTATTTGACATGAGATGAGCGCTGGCGAAGTGTGTACGAACCTTACTTACACATTTTTCAGTTTCAGTCTTTTATATGAGACGAGTACGTTTAGCAGTGAACACTGTACTCTCAAACACTGTTCTGTATAAAGTGATGTTGCATTTCCTTGAACTGCCTATTGTATCCCTTTATACAATATATGTATTTTAGGTCCGTTATCCATTCATTTTCATTCATGCGAAGTCAATAATTACAAGTTGttcggaaccaatctcctggcatctaagagaataacaagcaatgCACTTAACAAGCGCCTTTCATcctcattttgttgttgttgttgttttgttggtatttgttttgttgtttgtatatttgattGTTTGGtcggttgattggttggttgattggttggtgtAATTATAAcgatacttttgttgtttctaacaACAACATCAATAACAACATTATTGTCTATCCAAATGTCTATTGATACAGAAAAGGTGTAACCTGTCCTTGGTATGCCTAAAGCTTCAAATACCTCGTACATTATCCAACATAAAGGGTTTCAATTCTATTTCAAGTCAAATATTTCCCACAGTATCATGCACACAACTGCAGCTACATTGAAACCAGTATGCTTCAACCATTAACAAAAGTGTCTGATTGGTTTTGTATGAGGCGTTGTAACCATGTCATTCTTTTCGATGAGGGGTCTGATTTGCTTTTCTTAAATTTGAATCAGTAGATTCGGAATAAATCTTGTGGAATAAACTATGATAAACGGTGTTGTTGGACTGcgttctgcgtgtgtgtgtgtgtgtgtgtgtgtgtgtgtgtgtgtgtgtgtgtgtgtgtgtgtgtgttgtgtgtgtgttttgtgtatgtgtgtgttttgtgtgtgtgtgtgtgtgtgggggtgtttgtgtatatgggtgtttctgtgtgtgtctgtgtgtgaggggaggggggaggtatAGCGCGTACTGCGCTTTGGTGTTAGATATGTAATTTtcagagtgtgtgtatgagcgtgtttttatatgTGTACACATGATCAGTATGTCTTCGTCGGTCTCTCTTgcaaacacacccacccacacacacacacacacacacacacacacagacatacaaacacgcacacacacacacacacaaacacgcacacatacacacacacgcgcgcacacacacgcacgaacgcatgcacgcacacacagacatacgcacgTAAGCACGCACGCGCCCGCGCCTTTAAGTTGAGCGCTTTTATTAGTAACAGTTTGACAGTTACATAATTTGCAAGACTGTGATGGCTTTCTCTTTCTTACCCAACCGACCAACCTTAATCACGTGTTTTTAAATGTTCTAGCAATATTATATTCCTCCAAGATATGCAGTGGTAACTGGAACCCGACTGACATCCACACCCAAGTCACACGAAGTCGTCCCATTGCCTGTGTATGCGAAGGAGGAATGCAGAAGGCGGACTTAACAAAACTGAATCGGGCATATGAACGCACACGAAGTATGTTAAAACTGAATCTACCGCGACAGTCCagatttgagtgtgtgtgtgtgtgtgtgtgtgtgtgtgtgtgtgtgtgtgtgtgtgagtgcgtgtgtgtgtgtgtgtgtgtgtgtgtgagtgcgtgtgtgtgtatgtgtgtgtgtgtgtgtgtgtgtgtgcgtgtgtttgtgtgtgtgtgtgtgtgtgtgtgtttgtgtgtgtgcgtgcgtttgtgtgtttgtgtgtgtgagtgcgtgtctgtgtgagtgcgtgtctgcgtgcgtatgtttttgtgtgtgtttgtgagtgcgtgtgtgtgcgtgcgtgcgtgcgtgtgtgtatgtgtgtgtatgtgtatgtgtgtgtgtatgtgtgagtatgtgtgtgtgtgtgtgtgcatgtgtgtgtttgtgtgtgtttgtgtgtgtgtgtgtgtgtgtgtgtgtgtgtttgtgtgtttgcttgtgtgtgtgtgtgtgtgtgtgtgtgtgtgtgtgtgtgtgtgtgtgtgtgtgtgtgtgtgtgtcccctgcTCGCAGTTTGGCTCACCATATCAGATCTGACCATACTTTAATCTGGAATAAGATAATCCCTTCACTGAATTCACAAACATGGAGCGGAATGTCCACGCACATGCAAAGTTTGAATGTTCTGATACATTCATTTTTGAAAAGTCCACTACTGTAGTAACGTGTGGAACAAGAATGAGTCAAGATGTCGATGTTTGGTTAGTGTacaaagtggagggattgtctcatcccatgtaaaaccatCAATGGATTAGATGGTGAGTTAAGTCATTTGTATGAGAGGGGCTAGATACTAAATAGTTTTATCATCCAGTTTCAGTCGCCTGTGAGTGCAACAAGTGATGTAACGTTACACCCGTTCTGGTCATACGATGACACAGCCAAGGACTAGAGTGGAAGGATTGCTTTAGTTACAGGTAAATTATAAGTTGTGTGCATTTTCTAAGTCTACACAGTTGCTGTTTTTGTGCGAGGCTGCCAGTCACCGTGGGCTTTGAAACGTGTCTGTGAGTACTGTTgtgtcccactctctctctctctctccttttaaaactctctctctccctctctctctcttctctctctctctctctctctctctctactctctctctctctctccctctctctttttcatttctttcgctctctttctgtttgaaTTGTGTTGGTGTCAAACTTCTCAAAAGACATTGAAGGCGGTACGGTTGTTTAAGCCGTTGCAGTGGAAAATATAATAAAATGCGGTACATTTCAATTACTCATTAAAGGGACAGTGCAGGGGTCACAGGGGTCACTGTAGtgctgaagcaacgatttgtgCGTACgtgcacactctctctctctctctctctctctctctctcctctctctctctctctctcagtctctctctctctcctctccctctcccctctctctctctctctctctcctctctctctctctctctctctctctctctctctctctctctctctctctctctctctctttttcggctgcgtgtgtatgtgattcTGTCTTACGGCGGGTTtacctgtttgtctgtaaaTTTCACGATGACATAAAGCCAAGCAAGTCAAGGTCTTGTGAAGGTGTTTTCATAAGCCATTTTCTGTATGAGAAGTAATTTAACCCACCCCTTCTAGTCACATGCACATGATGACGAAGCAAAAGGGCGGAACGGAGACATGCTATAGTCCTATATACAGTTACAAAGAAAAGTACGACCGAatttgcaacacacacacacaaatgcgttTCGAAAAAATACACACGAtctaaaacactaaaacagtGCAGACATGTACATTTTTATAACAAGTATAAGATATGTTTTTATCCCGTGACCTGCTTCATTGTCTCTTTAAGTAGGTGTGCACCCTGCGTATTTTCTGGTTATCGCGGAGCGTATTTCATGGTTAGCTCTCGTTTCCATTTTATTCTAATTGATTTGTACCTTttcttagaaccaattggcaAACCACTTTATTTAAAATTGGCTGCAAAAATAATGTGAATTTATCCAAAAACGCAATTCGTCGCCTGTTTAATACTTCTTGTTTGGAGATACCTTTATTATTTTCCAAATATCATTGACGAAATGCCATTCAAACAATATTATGTGCACTCGCTCAACAAAGACAATAATGTCAAATTATTGGTCATGAAGAATTGACAAAATAGAGCTCAAATACAGAGTATCTTtgagaaaaacagaaacaaaatcaaGGGAGAAAACTCTGGTTGTTAATGGACCTTTCGTAATTGTACAGACACGTGTTCAGCTAATTTCAAGTCAACCAAATACAATTTCGTTGGTTTGTGTACAAGTTTCGGTATCTATTCACTATCCAAAATGAGCCGGTGAAGCACTACAAATACACGTGGTGGTTAATCTGAAAGCAACTGCGAGATGTCGcattgggtcaaaggtcacccaGTAGAGTATTAGGTGAGTTACACTCGATCAAAATAATATCAGTTTCAGCAGCAAAATTGCGATCTAACTAAACTTTTTCGAcaagaaaaaactaaaactaaactgcaggctttctgttttgttcatttgttttggtTCAAATCCCATATTTAATGCGGGGAAGTTAACTATAGCTTCGTGCATACATATTGTCAAGCGGAAGGTCTCTGTGAGAGGATGCAAGGTTCGTGTTGATTTTTAAATTCTATTTAATGAAAACATTTTGTTACACCTCACACCTTCGCAGGTTAGTGGATGTAGTTCTTTGCTTCAATCTGAGCGGCGGAAAAtgcccccacccctcccccctcttgtGTGTAAATGGGAACGCATTTATGAATACAAAACGAATGATCCCTTTCTATTAAAAAATATGATGACTTTCAAGCTGtcaatcttttttattttttcgatggAAAGGAtgaaatatgtctctgtctgtctctctgtctctgtctcagtctctctgtctcagtctctctctctctctgtctctctctgtctgtctgtctctctctctctctctctctctctctctctctctctctctctctctctctctctctctagtttattcaggtagccgcctctggaacgctctttcGAATGTCCtgcgggaagctaccagcacggatttttttacaaacagaaaaatacatcccatttaatgaaattACACTGTAATATGAAAATAATCCTGTTTAGTTTGTTCCGTTTGGACACAGTTactcattttctgatttttcgTTTATTTTTGACGAGATTATGATGCTCTTGCGCAAAATCCATTGTATGCTGACTTTACGTTTGATTTGCAAATTCCTGCTTTGCACCCAGTCTTAACTGAGACTACTGAGCTACAATGTTTCTATATAATGCGCTTCTTGTACAGAAACTTATATTTTTTCATTAATTATGTATTCATGTAATGAACAATGAGTTTTTAGTAGTAGTTATACCAGTAGATTAATTAGTCCCTTTTTATGGAGACGGCCAGATGCAACAAAATACGCCTATCCTTATTCTGTTACCTTCGTAAAATAATTGtccttgtcattgtcattctctctctctctctctctctctctctctctctctctctctctctctctctctctctctctctctctctctctctctctctctctctctctctctctctctcggattTAACCATGAACAGTACATTGGTAAATGATAGAAAAAGTCTTGTTACTTACCAAAACATTTGTTGAATGAAAATCCGCAAAAGCAGCTAGGTGAATGCTTTTCAGTTTGCGTCAACATAACTGCAGCTGACCCCAAAGGTATAGCCAGCAAGGATACAGTGGATCGCATTTACCCAGACAGTTGTAAAATCGACCAAAATTTGGTAAAATCTAAAGCGCTCGATACAAGCATGACAAGCTTCTCTCGTCTTATCCCCATATGAACATTAACAAGCCGTGCCAAATGTCAATAGAAATGCaaacgttattttaacgtttcctttgtattttctttttcaGATTGCAGGTGTTCTGTGCTAAAGCCAAAATACGCAACATCGTTCGGCGTGAACAACAACGAGAGCCTTACTCGCATCAATTTAAATTGTAACTACACAATGGCTACTGGAGGCAACGACGCGGAGTCTGTAACGTGTGCTGTGTGTTTGGAAATCTACCGTGACCCTAAGTTCCTGCCGTGTCATCACACGTTCTGTGCCCAGTGTATCACTGGCGTCGCTAACCGTCACACGGGGGGTACCTTCCCCTGTCCCTCCTGTCGCGAGCCCGCCTCTTTGCCCAAAGGGGGAGTGGCCGCCCTGCAGGCCAACTTTTACCTCAAGAAACAGTCAGAGAACAGCAAGGAGATGTGTAAAATccacacacagagagagctGGAGTTTTACTGTGTCAGGTGCCAAGAGGCCATCTGTATCAACTGCAAGATGACCAAACACGAGCAGCACCAGACAGAAGACCTTCACACAGCCATCCAGCAGAAACACAAAGAACTACTCACTGACAAGTCTCGCCTGCAGAAAGCCGTGAGATATGTCACGAGAAGAGTGAAGACAACGCGAGTAGAGCAGCAGGCCGTGCTGGACAAGAAGGCGGCAGTGGAGAAAAACATACGTGACCGCCACGCCGTCATGGTGGCCGCTGCCGACAAGTTTAGAGATGAGGCCCTGGACTCGCTTCGTTCTGTCAGCACAGACATTGACAGCGACATTGCCCAGATCCTGGAACAGCAAGAAGGCGACATGGAGAAGCTCCTGGACATTCAGCGACAAGTTGAACGAGCCTGTAACAGCGGGAGAgcgagtgacgtcatcactgCTGTCCGAGAGATGAAGCGCGGCAGTAAGCAAGCTGTCAAGAAGCTGACGTCACAGGGGTTGAAAACCGTCTGTCGTCCCGTCCTCCATTTCAAGATCACAGGTGACGTAATGCTGCAGAAGACACGTGACTTCATGGGCACGGTGACCAAGATGGAGATGGAGGTTGCAGCGCCTGAAGTGAGGGTGGTGAAGCGGTTCCCGTGTGGGCAGGAGGCTGGCATTGAGGTCTTTTCTCTCTGTCATGTTGATAAAGATCCGCCTGGTGTGTGGGTGTCGTATGAACGGTGCCAGTTGAAAAAAGACGCTCCCGTGAAGCTTTACAGTGAGGACGGGCAATACAAGCAAAGTATGTACGACTCGGTAAATTTACATTCAACAGATCTGCCAAAGGAAAGTCTATGTGCAGTAAGCCTCGGGCAGGCTGCAATGACACATTCTGCAAATCACTGAACACAGCACACTTCAGACTGAACAACGATTTATCTGGAGAGGCAGAGGTCGACATTGTCACAGTCATATCTACAGACCCGTTGAAAGTAGAATCTAAAACCGACTTCAGCATCAACTTGGGAGCCCATCGTGCATTCGACGTAGACGACACGGAGCAGTTCTTCGTGGTGGTGGAAGAGCCCCAGCTCCCCGACGTGTGGCGTAAAGTGAAACTGTACCGACGACCGGGAGCGGACGCCATCAGCACCTACAGCCCTCCTGCACATCTCCCTTGCTGCCAGCCGTCCGACGTGTCTTTCTACAGGCTGGGCGGTCAGCACGTGCTGCTGGTGACAGATGAAGAGAACGACGCCATTCACGTGGTGGATGTGAGCGGTGGGTGTCTGAGGTTTGTGCGCTACCTGGCCCCGGGCTGTCCCTGGCTGATCCAACCCACCGCCATCACTGTGGATGTCTCCGCTCGCCTGTGGCTGGCCTGCAGGGGTGGTACCATCATCTGTATGGAGCCCCTTGACAAGTGATACACAGGTAAGCGTGGCACTATTTCTCTATCCCCCTGCTCGTCTGTTTTTctgcttgtctgcctgtctccctATATGTCAGCCCGTCTGTCTGCCTTCCCCCTCTGTCTGCCTTCCCCCTCTGtctttgtatctgtctgtctctctcgttctcaccttctctcgctccctccctttctctctcttggttTCCCTTATGTAttgttgtctttctttctttccctctccctcccccccccctctctctcactctctctgtttctctccgccgccctctctgtatgtctctctctctctctcagtctctctctctctctctctcagctctctctctctctctctctctctctctctctctctctctctatctctctctctctctctctctctctctctcactctctatatCTGTGTTTGTTATGCGCCAGTACGGGCGACCAGAAAGTAATACTTCAAGGCATTGACAAAATGTATGGGGCCAACAGTGCATACGTGTGCACAGATGTGCCAATGATTACCGTCTATGCATTAGACGTGTACATCAAACTAACGACAGCATTGTAGGCTTCTCAAATGTATTTGTTATTAATTTTCCAGGTGTGACGGGACGGCTACAGAACTCTGTTACAGAACGGTGCCCATGGAATCAACAG
Encoded proteins:
- the LOC138976266 gene encoding tripartite motif-containing protein 59-like, whose translation is MAIGGNDAESAICAVCWEIYRDPRFLPCHHTFCAQCITGVANRHTGGTFPCPSCREPTSLPTGGVTALQANFYIKKQSESNKEMCKIHKKKELEFYCVRCQEAICINCKMTKHEQHQTEDLHTAIQQKHKNLLTDKSRLQKAEEDLRERLKTTRAERQAVLDKKAAVKKNIRDRHAVMVAAADKFRDEALDSLRSVSTDIESGMDQILKQQEGDLEKLLDIQRQIERARNSVRASDVISVVQEMKTGRGSEQAVNKLTSQGLKTVCRPVLHFKVTGDVILQKIRDFMGTVTKMEMELAAPEVRVVKRFPCGQEADIEVFSLCHVDSDPPSVRVSYERRQLKEDAPVELYSEDGEYKKNDGEVGKVSYKRYAKGNNMRPGFRAGYIDTYCKSLNTAHFRMNNNLSGKAEVDIVTVSIDPFKAEHKTQFNINVGAHRAFDVDDTEQFFVVVEEPQLPDVWRKVKLYRRPGADAISTYSPPAHLPCCQPSDVCFYRLGGQHVLLVTDEENDAIHVVDVSGGCLRFVRYLAPGCPWLIQPTAITVDVSARLWLACRGGTIICMEPVDK
- the LOC138976929 gene encoding tripartite motif-containing protein 3-like; this translates as MATGGNDAESVTCAVCLEIYRDPKFLPCHHTFCAQCITGVANRHTGGTFPCPSCREPASLPKGGVAALQANFYLKKQSENSKEMCKIHTQRELEFYCVRCQEAICINCKMTKHEQHQTEDLHTAIQQKHKELLTDKSRLQKAVRYVTRRVKTTRVEQQAVLDKKAAVEKNIRDRHAVMVAAADKFRDEALDSLRSVSTDIDSDIAQILEQQEGDMEKLLDIQRQVERACNSGRASDVITAVREMKRGSKQAVKKLTSQGLKTVCRPVLHFKITGDVMLQKTRDFMGTVTKMEMEVAAPEVRVVKRFPCGQEAGIEVFSLCHVDKDPPGVWVSYERCQLKKDAPVKLYSEDGQYKQSMYDSVNLHSTDLPKESLCAVSLGQAAMTHSANH